The following proteins are encoded in a genomic region of Sesamum indicum cultivar Zhongzhi No. 13 linkage group LG8, S_indicum_v1.0, whole genome shotgun sequence:
- the LOC105167297 gene encoding cytochrome P450 710A11 gives MELKWGMFTPYLPYFVSVLALILLIEQISYLKKKRFLPGPTLVFPFIGNAIPLVTNPTNFWDLQSSYAKSTPLGISANYIIGRYILYIYSTDLSHKVFANVRPDAFHLVGHPFGKKLFGEHNLIYMFGQQHKDLRRQIAPNFTPRALQTYTDIQQRIILKHLESWCNKSKGQSIPLRILCRDMNLETSQTVFVGPYLNEESRKRFNVDYNFFNVGLMKLPIDLPGFAFRNARLAVERLVETLAGCAEESEKKMKSGEEPTCLIDFWMQENLRDLSEKPLEYSYKEIGGHLFDFLFAAQDASTSSLLWAVAYLGSHPHVLEKVRKEVAKYWMPEDNSIIRSEQLREMKYTEAVAREVVRIRAPATMVPHIAGVDFELTENYVIPKGTIVFPSVFDSSFQGFTDPEAFDPDRFTEERQEDRVYKKNFLAFGAGAHQCVGQRYAINHLMLFIAMFTTLVDFERDRTDGCDEIAYVPTIVPKDDCRVFLSRRCAQFRCAS, from the coding sequence ATGGAACTCAAATGGGGTATGTTTACCCCTTACCTTCCCTACTTCGTCTCCGTGTTAGCTCTTATTCTCCTCATTGAGCAAATCTCTTACCTCAAGAAGAAACGATTCTTGCCAGGCCCAACGCTTGTTTTCCCCTTCATAGGCAACGCCATTCCCTTGGTCACAAACCCCACCAATTTCTGGGACCTCCAGTCCTCCTACGCCAAGTCCACCCCTTTAGGTATCTCCGCCAATTACATCATCGGCCGCTACATCCTCTACATTTACTCCACCGACCTCTCCCACAAAGTCTTCGCCAACGTCCGCCCCGACGCCTTCCACCTCGTCGGCCACCCTTTCGGCAAGAAGCTCTTCGGCGAACACAACTTAATCTACATGTTTGGGCAGCAACATAAAGACTTGCGTCGTCAGATTGCCCCCAATTTCACCCCCAGAGCACTCCAAACTTACACCGATATCCAACAGCGGATTATTCTCAAACACCTCGAGTCCTGGTGCAATAAATCAAAAGGCCAGTCAATCCCACTTCGCATCCTCTGCCGCGACATGAATTTGGAAACCTCACAAACGGTTTTTGTGGGCCCTTACTTAAATGAGGAGTCCCGTAAAAGGTTTAATGTAGATTACAATTTCTTCAACGTCGGCTTGATGAAGCTCCCCATTGATTTACCGGGGTTTGCCTTCAGAAACGCGAGGTTGGCTGTGGAGAGACTCGTTGAGACGCTTGCCGGTTGTGCGGAGGAGAGCGAGAAGAAGATGAAATCCGGAGAAGAACCAACGTGCCTGATTGACTTCTGGATGCAAGAAAACTTGAGGGACCTATCGGAAAAGCCGTTGGAATATAGCTACAAAGAAATCGGTGGCCATTTGTTTGACTTTTTGTTCGCCGCACAGGACGCCTCAACTTCTTCTTTACTGTGGGCAGTGGCTTATTTGGGCTCTCATCCACATGTACTGGAGAAGGTGAGAAAAGAGGTGGCCAAGTACTGGATGCCGGAAGACAACTCCATTATCAGAAGCGAGCAGCTGAGGGAGATGAAGTACACAGAGGCGGTGGCGCGTGAGGTTGTGAGGATCAGAGCTCCGGCAACTATGGTTCCACACATTGCCGGGGTGGATTTCGAGTTGACAGAGAATTATGTGATTCCAAAGGGCACAATCGTCTTTCCATCTGTTTTTGACTCGTCTTTTCAGGGGTTTACGGACCCGGAGGCGTTCGACCCGGATCGGTTCACGGAGGAGAGGCAGGAGGACCGGGTCTATAAAAAGAACTTTTTAGCTTTTGGGGCTGGGGCCCACCAGTGCGTGGGCCAGAGGTACGCTATTAATCACCTGATGTTGTTCATTGCCATGTTTACCACGTTGGTGGATTTCGAGCGGGACAGAACCGACGGCTGCGATGAAATCGCTTATGTCCCGACGATTGTTCCAAAGGACGACTGCAGGGTATTTCTGTCACGGAGATGTGCCCAATTTCGGTGTGCCTCGTGA
- the LOC105167296 gene encoding uncharacterized protein LOC105167296, whose amino-acid sequence MVQSSTKCKWVSVLVFLFAFSAAAAVVEDGALVNGDFETPPSGGFSSDGGVSDGPAVIPSWKTNGTVELVESGQKQGGMILIVPQGAHAVRLGNDAEISQEVKVEKGSLYSVTFSAARTCAQLESLNVSVPPASQTIDLQTLYSVQGWDSYAWAFQAEEEDVRVVFRNPGMEDDPTCGPIIDDIAIKKLFVPDKPKDNAVVNGDFEEGPWMFRNESLGVLLPTNLDEDTSSLPGWIVESNRAVRYIDSYHFTVPGGKRAIELLSGKEGIISQMVETKPNKPYRLTFSLGHAGDACKQPLAVMAFAGDQAQNIHYTPDSNSTFQSANVNFTAKAERTRIAFYSVYYNTRTDDMSSLCGPVVDDVRVEQSGSIRIRMGGLGLFLCFQLLFMVLF is encoded by the exons ATGGTGCAGAGCTCAACGAAATGCAAATGGGTTTCAGTGTTGGTGTTTCTCTTTGCTTTctctgctgctgctgccgTAGTTGAAGATg GCGCACTTGTGAATGGTGACTTCGAGACCCCACCGTCCGGCGGATTCTCTTCGGACGGCGGAGTTTCCGACGGCCCAGCCGTAATCCCCAGCTGGAAAACTAATGGAACTGTGGAGCTAGTTGAGTCCGGGCAAAAACAGGGTGGGATGATCCTCATCGTACCACAGGGTGCACACGCTGTTCGCCTTGGGAACGACGCCGAGATCAGCCAGGAAGTCAAGGTGGAGAAGGGCTCGCTCTACTCCGTCACGTTCAGCGCGGCCCGCACGTGCGCGCAGCTAGAGTCACTGAATGTGTCTGTTCCCCCCGCGTCACAGACCATCGATCTGCAGACTCTGTACAGTGTTCAGGGCTGGGATTCGTACGCGTGGGCTTTTCAggcggaggaggaggatgTGCGGGTGGTGTTCAGAAATCCTGGCATGGAGGACGACCCCACTTGTGGACCCATCATTGATGACATCGCTATCAAGAAGCTGTTCGTGCCGGATAAGCCCAAAG ATAATGCAGTTGTCAACGGAGATTTTGAGGAAGGGCCATGGATGTTCAGAAACGAGTCGCTCGGAGTACTGCTCCCCACCAACCTTGATGAAGATACATCCTCTCTCCCAGGTTGGATTGTTGAATCAAACAGAGCTGTCCGCTACATCGACTCCTATCATTTCACGGTCCCGGGAGGCAAACGAGCCATCGAGCTGCTCTCCGGGAAGGAAGGCATAATCTCGCAAATGGTGGAAACCAAACCTAACAAGCCTTATCGACTGACATTCTCATTGGGACACGCAGGGGACGCCTGCAAGCAGCCGCTGGCCGTCATGGCATTTGCTGGTGACCAGGCTCAAAACATACACTACACGCCCGATTCGAATTCCACGTTTCAGTCCGCGAATGTCAACTTCACTGCCAAGGCGGAAAGGACACGGATCGCCTTCTACAGCGTGTATTACAACACGAGAACTGATGATATGAGCTCGTTGTGTGGTCCGGTGGTGGATGATGTAAGAGTTGAGCAGTCAGGGTCAATAAGAATTAGGATGGGGGGATTGGGATTGTTTTTGTGCTTCCAGTTGCTATTTATGGTTTTGTTTTAG
- the LOC105167545 gene encoding 60S ribosomal protein L18a-2 yields MKLWAPNEVRAKSKFWYFLRKLKKVKKSNGQILAINEIFEKNPTTIKNYGIWLRYQSRTGYHNMYKEYRDTTLNGAVEQMYTEMASRHRVRPHCIQIIKTATIPAKLCKRESTKQFHDSKIKFPLVFRKVRPPTRKLKTTYKASRPNLFM; encoded by the exons ATGAAGCTGTGGGCGCCCAATGAGGTCCGCGCCAAGTCCAAGTTCTG GTACTTTCTGAGGAAGCTTAAGAAGGTGAAGAAGAGCAATGGTCAAATTCTTGCCATCAATGAG ATTTTTGAGAAGAACCCAACCACGATCAAGAACTATGGTATCTGGTTGAGATACCAAAGTAGAACTGGCTACCACAACATGTACAAGGAGTATCGTGATACCACCTTGAATGGTGCGGTTGAGCAAATGTACACTGAGATGGCTTCTCGCCACAGAGTCCGCCCTCATTGCATCCAAATTATTAAGACAGCCACTATTCCTGCTAAGCTCTGCAAAAGGGAGAGTACCAAGCAGTTCCATGACTCTAAGATCAAGTTCCCACTGGTGTTCAGGAAGGTGAGGCCGCCAACAAGGAAGCTCAAGACCACATATAAGGCTTCAAGGCCCAACCTCTTTATGTAA